The following nucleotide sequence is from Cinclus cinclus chromosome 23, bCinCin1.1, whole genome shotgun sequence.
AGACCAACATTGTCACTGCTTCGGTGGATGCCATCAACTTCCATGAGAAGATCAAAAAAGGTACCAAGGGTGGTGGCAGGCACTGTGATCTCCTGTGTTGTCACACCCTGGCTCCCTTGAGTGCACTCTCAGGACAGGCTGTCAGAGAAAATTAGTCCCTGTTTGATTTGTCCCATGCTCTGCTTAAGACACAGCTTAAGCATAGGACATGCAGGACACCTTGCTCCCTTCACCAGCCCCTCTCTGTTTCATAGGCTGTGTCATCACTGTCTCAGGACGTATGACATTCACAAGCAATAAATCCATGGAAATAGAGGTCTTTGTGGATGCTGACCCGTTTGTGGATGAGCCTCGGGAGCGGTACCGTGCCGTCAGCGCCTTCTTCACCTATGTgtccctgagcaaggaggggaAGCCCCTGCCCGTTCCGCAGCTGCTGGTAAGAGCTTTTCTCTCTGGACTGGAGCCAGCAGGGCCATcacctttccttcccctcctggggcagagcccagctggcCTTTTTGTCCAAGAAATACTCTTCCCTTGAGTTACTCAGCAGGAAAATATGAGCACAAACAACACTTTCCAAGGCAGGCTTTAGTGGgggttgcttttgtttgtttttgttttgttattattttttatttcttttgaaaattgcCAATGTGGAGGTTGgggattttctcttttctccttgttGAAGACAGGCTGCATGCAGGCCCTGCACCAGGGGACCCTGAGTGGCAGTGGAGGCCTCCACATGCCTAATTGCTGCtccccacagtgtcaccatTCCAGCCTCCTGCCTATATTAGCTCCCCTAATCCTGGCAGAGCTTTGCTGACATGGTGCTCCTGACTTGGGGATGTTGGTTAATATTTGATTTGGCAATTTGATGCTTAATGTAGGAGTACACTGGCTGTCATGTTGTGTTTTTGGTAGAAGGCAACTTTTCCCTCACACTTCTGTGAGGGGAGGCTTGTTTCTGGGGACACTTGTTTCCGTGTCAGCACGCTGACACTGCAGCTTTGCACTCTTTTTGTGGTCTCAGACGGAGACAGAGGACGAGAAGCGTCGCTTTgaggaagggaaaggcaggTACCTGCAGACCAAAGCCAAGCGGCAGGCGCAGATGCAGCAGGCTGCCCAGCAGTGACCTGGCTGGCTCCCTCACCTGCCAAACATCCAGGTCGTTCCTGTTCATTTTGTGTCCGGTCCGCGCCAGCCCCATGCCTCTGCCCGCCCCAGCCTGCTGCCGGTGCCGCTGCTTTGCTGCTGATGGGCTCAGCACTGTAAACCTCGTGCTACAGGTGGCTGAAGCTCCCTGAAAGCCCCCAGGAGTCTTCCCAGGCACTCGCCATCTGCCTCCAGAGTCATTGTTGTTGTTTGATCCTGTTGGTGATGCTCCTGCCTGTGTCAGAGGCAGGATGAAGGCGAGTGGTGGCTTGAGGGGCGTGTGAGGCCGCGAGtctttgtgctgctgtgttCGACTCGCTGGTTTGTCCTACCATGCACACCAAAGCTTTTGTACGTGCTGTGCCGCGCCGGGGCCGCACTGAATGTCTGTGACATCTCTAGGTAGTTCTCTGTGCACATCTAAGTTATTTAAGGAATCCTGTGGCATAAATAAAGTCTGTTTCATTGACTGGAATGAATGGCTAACACTTTTATTTCAAACAATTGtgcttttcctccctcccccagaTCCGCCCGCGCTCCCCAAGTGGCGCCAGGCGCTCCCGACGTTGTATTTAAGGAAGTCTCACTGTTTTAATGGGATCCCCAGAGCAGTTCCTGCTGGAATGGGTTCCCGGTTTGCGATATTAAACAACAAACTACTTGACAGGAGGTTGTAGTGAGGTGGGGGCTGGTTTCTTCTGCCGTGCCTGCAGTGCGAGAACAGGGGCGAATAGCTTTAGGCTGACAGAGTGCAAATTCAGAACAGCtatcagaaaatgttttcagacagcaagaaggtggtggagtcaccatgcCCGGAGGTGTTCAGCAGCGTCTGCACCTGGCGCTGGTTGATGTGCTTTAGGGGTTACGGTGGCGGTGCCGGGCGGGCAGTGCAACAGGATCCTGGCAAAGGTCTCCAACCCCGACGGTTCCGTCCCCGAACCCACAGCGGCCCCACCAGCCACGGCCCACGCCCGCCCCACAGCACTGGCGGCCGGCGCGGCGCAACCCTCGCGAGAGCCGCGCCGCTCTACTGCTATCGCGGCTGCGCGGGGCGGGGCTCTCGCGAGAGCGGCGGGGCCGTTTCCCGGGCGacgcgggcggggcggggccgccatcatggcggcggcggtggcgcgGAGGGGGCGGCTGGGCCGGGAGGGCCGCGCCAGCCTTTGCTCCTTCTTGCTCGGCGCCTCGGTGGCGGCCCTGCCACTGCTACTCGGCTCGTCCCCGTCCCTGCTGGCTGCCCCCGGCGTGCGCGGCCGCCTCGCTCTCGCCCTACACGTGGCGGGCGTGAACGCGGCGCTACTGCTCATCTATCCGCGGCCGCTCTACAAGGTACGGGGGTGGCCCCGGCGGGCGGCGGAGGGAAGTGCTGCTGTGGAGGGTTCGGTCCTGGTGGCGGGGTGCGCCGGTAGGGATACCCTGGGCCCGGGGAGCGGCGGTAGCAGCGCGTTCTACCCTCCCTGTACTTGCAGATCGCCGTCCGGGCCTGTTTTTTGGGCTTCGCCTTCGGCTGCGGGCTGCTGCTGAGCGCCGGCCGGTCCGCCTGGCGCCACTTCGGATGGTAAGGGCCGTGCCGGGCAGCCGGGCGGGCGCGGTGCCCCCGGCCTTACTAAACCTGGCCTGCCTCCCTCCCGTCGCAGGTACATGTgttccctctccctctttcaCTACTCGGAGTATCTGGTGACAGCCATCAACAACCCGCGCAGCCTCTCCCTGGACTCCTTCCTACTCAACCACAGCTTCGAGTACAACCTGGCTGCCCTGTCCTCCTGGGTAGAATTCACGCTGGAGAAGCTCTTCTTCCCAGGTCGGGTGCTCTGTCTCTCCCTGACTCTGCCCGGCTGCATGTGGCTCGCATGGGGTCCATCTGTCTGGTAGCGAAGTGGAGGTGACCCTCAGCTTGCTGCCCTGTGACAGGCCTGCAGCAGCTTTGCCATGGTCATAATCCCTCAATGCACAAAGCCTCTCAGGTTGGATCTTGGGAGGGCAGGGGCGAGCCCTCCCTCACTCTGACATGCCAGGCCAGGGAATCTTCAGCCCTTTCCTGCCTTGGTGGTATGAGAATGATATGTCAGGTACACCTGACAAGAATAAACTGAAGTTGTCAAAATTTGTTGCTGGTTGCCCAGTGTGGGGTAAACTGGCTGTGCTCGTCTGTTTATTCTTTGGAGAGGGAAGCTATTCCCCTTTGTTGTTTTGTAACAGCCTCAGCATGTGCTTGGCTGTGCTTTGTGTTGGCTTTGCTGAGCTTCTGCAGCTGGGCACCATGGATTAATTCATGCTAACGCCAAGCAGGGATTGCTGATTTTATCTGTTTGGTGCAGGATGGCAGCGCATGGCTGCTGCTGTCGCATGTTTTGCTTTGAGATGGGGGAGCAAAACCCACTGACTGAGCAGCTCACTGCACCCCTTGAGACCTGTGCAAACCTGTTGTGCCCCTCCCTGTCCATGCAGAGCTGAAGCAGATCACCTGGCTGAGCACCGTGGGGCTGCTGATGGTTATCTTCGGGGACTGCCTGAGGAAGGCGGCAATGCTTACAGCCGGCTCCAACTTCAACCACATCGTTCAGAACGAGAAATCTGACACCCACACTTTGGTGACAAGTGGGGTGTATGGGTGGTTCCGGCACCCGTCCTACGTGGGATGGTTTTACTGGAGTATTGGGACACAGGTACTGTATCCAGTGTGGTCAGATTCTTTCTTGTCACGACCCTGGTCTTTGCTCTCACTGCTGCCCGTGCTGTGATGGGGTGCAGACAGCACCTGGTGCTGGGCATGGATTCTGCTGCCTCCCACTGGCACACAGGAAATCAGGAGCGCTCTGCCCCATGTGATCTTTGGGAAGATCCTGTCcccttaatttctttctgtgcagTAAGGAGAGGTGGTGGAGCTGGGGTTTAGACCCACAACCCCCTTGGAGGTTTGGGGGGTGATTTGCACTTGGTCTAAAGCTGATGTCCAGGGTTTTCTGTATCCCTGTGGTCGACATGCCTTCCATGAGTGGTCAGACTCAACTTGGCTCCTGCCAAACACCAGCACTGCTCTTGAGGGCAAGGAAACTCCCTGACTAGAGGGTCAGCTCTGGCCAGCTGCAGCCGAGcctgagctcagtgctgctgcagctatGTGTTCTTGCGGCTGGCTGGGCGCTGGCATTGGTTTGAGTTTCTCTGGAGAGAATCCGTAAGGGTGGCACATGGAGCTTTTGAGAGCTAGGTCAGTGAAGCCAGTGCTTCCTGTGCACTGCTTTCTTCATTCTGGGGAGAAACTAGTGCTTATGAAGTTTCACAGGAAGTGTTGggatcttttctttttctgtgtcaaTGTTACTGGAGGGGGATGAactgtggggctggagcagccttggGTTCTCGAGGGGACGCTCACCAGCAGCATCTGTTCCAGGTGTTGCTCTGCAATCCCATCTGTGTGGTGGGCTACGCACTGGCATCCTGGCGCTTCTTCAGGGAGCGGATCGAGGAGGAGGAGATCACACTCATTCATTTCTTTGGAGAAGAATACCTGGAGTACAAAAGGAAGGTGCCATCGGGTCTCCCTTTTATTAAAGGAGTCAAGTTGGAGCTGTAACATGGGTGAAAACCAGACTGGCTGAGCAgatgcccagctcctgctgcgcCCAGCGCCTGTGTGGCACTGGCATTGGGAAGTGCTTGTTGGTATTTCCCGGCCAcccaggaggagctggtggAGGGCTGCAGCATTGGGCAGCCTGCTCCATCAGTTGCAGATAAGAAGCTCATCCCTCCTCCTTGAGATCAGTCCTTCGTTGCACATTCAGGGATCTTCCAGATAACTTAGCCTGTAGCGACCCTAAAGAGAATGAatcctgcctgcagcagttGAATTGTCTTGGAATGCCTCTGGAACTGATTCTACCAGAAAACAGCACTGCCCTCCTGGCCCTGGGTGGGAAAGGTGCTGGGCAGCAGATTGTTCCTGTTGCATAATTCGATTTTAAAGCTTTCTGACCTCATGAGCCTGGTGACACAGCTTTAATCTCCTCGGGCCAAACTCCTTGAGCTGGCAATGGGGTGGCTGTGGGAGCAGCCTCCGGCTCTGCCTGCCTTCAAAGCGCCAGAGTGCTGGCAGCATGGCACCACTCAGTTCTCTCTAGCCTTGGGGTCTGTAGGGAGGGTTCTGCTGCTCCCCTCGTGCTGCTGGATCTGAGcacctctgggctctctcctgctcccttggatgctgctgtggatgcagtgtctctgctccagctgctgccttctgctgccACCTCTGTTCCTGCTTCCAAATCGCGCTGCTTCCTCTCTTGCCAGGCTGCCTCTGTCTTGCAGAGATCCCAGGATTTTGGATTGTGAAAGAACCACAGCTGCCAGGCTTGCTAAGGGCTTTAGTCCCCGAGATCCTTCCCTGCTCTTTTGGGCAAAAGCTGTGATGTCAGGGCAAGTAGGAGATGCTTCTAGGGAAATCTCCAACCAGGAGAAGAGTTGGGCTAGCTAACGCTCTTTTATAGTAACCATTTGGAAATGGTTCCCACTGAGCTGTGTGGTATAACTTTGTTGTTATATACCAAAGAGGTTCACTGTTTTCTTGAGTTCTACATTATTCTTCCTTGCTGGAATGGAAGTGAGTTGCTTGTCAGGTTCATGCTTGGAGCTTGTGGTGTTCCATGGGGAAGGCGCTGTGGTACGGCTCAGGAAGGGGCACTTGGTGAGAATGGCCTGGGTTTGggtttaggttttctttttttatataaaaaaaaaaaagataaaacattgCCAACTTCTGTCTGGTTATTTGAAGGTCTCTTGAGGTGCTGGTGGCATCGTCATGAAAACTGGAATCCTTTATAATTCCTGGTGGGTTCTCAGAACATGTCAGCATTGCGTTGAGGCATGAATGGGACTCAGTGACTTGTGGGgctgtgcagccacagggaTGAGGCTGACCCTGACCCTCTGTTTCTCCTTGCTGAACCTGATGCAGGATCCATCCTCCACTGGGTTTGCTTGATCACAGAGCATCTGCCAGACGCTTTCGCTGGTGATTTGTCCTTTGCTGAAGGGGTTTTGTCTTGGGAGAAAAGAACAAAGGTGAAAACTCACCAGTTGGAGAGTGCTGATCTGTGCTAGGCACTCAGAGGCTCCCACTTGGGCTGTTCTTGTCTCAGGGAAGCTCAGGGAAGCACTGGTTGAAGCCAGTGGTGCCTTGGGCAGGTTAATctgtaactattttttttatagGCAGTAATGTTCCTGCTGTGCCCTTGATCAAAGGAACTTTGAAACAAGCAATTGTCACTTGAGTTTCTTACATTTGAGAACAGAAACAAAGCCTCATTCCCAGATTGTTCTTCACAGTAAATGCACCTTGATCCTAATTTCACAAGTTCTGGTTCCAGCTGTGCAGGCTCTGTCCAAGCAGGATGCGTTGGCACCAAAAGAAAGGGATAAACTTCACCCTGAGCAAAAACCTTCAGTGTCTCTTGACACTTTTGACACCAaaagcttctcttaaccttttcCGAAATCCTGTGACCAGAAGCTCTGTGAGGAGACAGCAGCTTACTGGGTATGGGGAAGGCATGTGAAGTTCTAGGGAAAAGCTGGAGTAATCTGTGAAACCCTACCCCTTGTGCCACAGCAATCCATGAGTTCTTAGTTCCCACATGTGCAGGGTACCTCTGGAGCAGCTGTTCCTGGCACCTGGCCCGTGTTGGTACGTGGGCTACCCAGCACTTCACAGGATGCTCCATCACTCAGCTGTGtacccctggccctgccctgcaCCGGGAGTTGCTATTTTTCCCCATAATGTGCTGATATTGTGGTTTTAAGAGCAGCTGGATACTCTGAGCCAGAAGATCCCTTTTGTCAGCACTGCAGAACCATGCAAACATGGACAACTGCATCCTTTTATTTCAGTCTGACACACGCAAGGGAGAGCACAAAGAGTTTTTAAGAAGCAAATCCACCTGAGGCCTTTGTATGTGCTGCAGACATGGCTACCCAGGCTGTTTCCTGCCCTGGCTTGTGGCACCGGGCAAGAGGAGCTGGTCAGTGACCGGGGCATGGttctgcccagcagctctgccataTGCCCAGCACTGGGCTCTACGGTGCTGGCTCTTTTGAGGTGGTATTCTCTGCTCCGCTCTTCTGCTGGCTCCTGCAGCAGTCTTTGTTTTTTGGGGCGGGGTCTCCAGGGGTGTCCCTGGACATGAAGCCCTCCCTGGGGCTGGCTGAAGCCCCCTTGTTGCTGCCAGGAGAGGCatccctggggaagggaaggcacTTTGAGACAGGGTCACTGTCTGGGAAAGGGCAGGGGAGGAACTTGGCACTCAGGTGCTTGCTGTCACCTACCTTGGCACCACTTCATTGTCATCACAGATCTTGAGCAGCATCTGGGCCTGTTCTTCTTTGGGCTCCTGaggctcctgcagcctgtggtgggATGGGTGTGAACCATGAGCTATGTCTCTCCCCTGGCCCTGAAAGCCCCTGCACTCCTCACCTGGGCTCCAGCCGCTCCTTCACTTTGGCGATGGAGCGGACGTAGGGCACGATCTGCTTGGTGATGGTGCTCAGGCAGCTGTTCTCCTGCCGCAGCTGCAGCAAGTcatggagctgggctgggggtcAGAGGAGTGGGCTGGGACTGTTTTCCTGCCACAGTGCAGGCACAGGGGGCATGTGGAGGGAGCATGGGGTCACCAGTACCTTCATAGATCTCCTGCTCATTTGCTACCCGCTGGTAGGTCTCCTCCCACACCTGGAAGGAAGAGAGGGAGCTGGGCAGTCTGCAGTGGTATGGCACAGAGGGGCACTGCTCTGCCAGGATGTGCCAGCTGTACCTCCTCAAAGACACTGCGCATCATCTCCACAGCAGAGTAGTGAGCTGCAATCTGCACATCCATCTGCAGCGACTTCTGCAGGATCTCGCTCATGATCTCCGACTTGATCAGTGAGTGGTGCTTGGTGAGGTCACGGTGCAGCTCCTGAACCTGGTCCTTCAGGCCCTGTATCTCCGTCTGCAGCATCTGTGGGAACCGGGGAGCACAGCCATATGAGCAGCACCaacctgccctgccctgtcctgtcctgtcctgtcccatcccatcctgctTTGACCCATGCTCCCTACCCGGTAGGTGTTCTCGTAGTTGCGGCAGTGCTCGGCGAAGGGGGTCTCGCGCCCCTCGGCCAGCAGCACCTTGGTGCTGATGTACCGGTGCATCGTTGGCTTCTTCACCATGGCGCCGGTGGACATTTTGTCACTGGTGGGGGGACAGCTGGGCACCATGAGGGTCTTGGAGCATTGGCCACCGGGGAGCCTGCATGgagaggtgacagtgacatGCTGCAGGTGAGCAGCAGTGGGGGTGAGGTGCCAGGGACCATGTCGCCAGCTCAGCTCCGGTCAACCTGGGGATGCACCAGTCCCACATGTCCCTTCCCTCACCCAAGCACAGGGGTTCAGTCAGGGGTGCCTTATGTTGCCccaaaaatcagatttctaTGGGCTTCTCTCCTGATTCTTGCAGTTTTGGAACCAGCTGTGGCAGTGAGAAGCCAGGAACTGAGCTCGGCACCCTTCAGTTTCTAAAGGGTGGGATTGAGCTTGCTCCCTCACCCCTGGTATCTCCTGGCCCCCGGCAGGCACTACTGCCCCTGTGTTTCCCACTATCGCGTGGTCTCCCCGTGCTAACCACCACCACCGTTGGTCCTACCGTACAGTGCTGTGCTCCCCCCGCCCGTGCTGAGGtcagcagcccccaggagcTCAGCCACCCTGCAGTGCCAAGCCTGGCTGGGGCCGAGGAGCAGTCCCCATGGGGCGGCAGTGCCCGTCTGTCCTCTCTGGCTGGGAGGGCCTGGCAGGGCCGGTGCTGCTGTGACATCAACAGGCCTAAATATATCCCTGGTGAAGAATGGCCGAGCACTTCCCTGAAATTCTGATAAAAATAGTGGTGGGCAAAGAGGCTGTGGCACCACGGGCATGTGGGCGAGCAGGAGCTGGCCCAGGTGGAACACCCATGGAGAGGGGGCAGAGCCCACCAGGCagcatggcaggggctgggctggggaacAGAATGAGGCTCAACCAGGcctccagctgccagccctgctgctgcccacccctCTGCCACCCGCTCCACTTCCCAGAAGTGTCACTTGAAGCCTGTTGTTCATCAGtgcagctgtgcctgtgctgtccTGGTACCACTGCTGAGGTGACAGGCtcaagggcagcagcaggggcaAGCTTGGCATGGTAAAATGCTGAGGGGACTGTGCAGTGTGGCACGTGACAGGGGACACAGTAGCACATGTGCCCTGGGTGCAATCCTAGCACCTCACATGTTTGTGCCGGTGATGCCAGGACCGatgccaccagcactgcccaccACGGAACGGCGGGGGCTGAGCATCAGGAGGGGCTCCAGGCAGCGGGCAAACTCTGCCCGGTACTCGCTGTTGATCTGGGGGGCAAGAGAGGAGAGTGCAGCTGGGGCtagggcagagctggcagctggcactgcccacAGGCTCTGTAGGCAGGGCTCTACCTTGCTGGTCTGGGATGGACGCAGGCGGTGTGGCAGCTTGACGAttctctgcagcctctccatCAATTGCTGAAAGGCAGCGATGAAGCAGGGTGAGGGGTGCCCAGCACCTTGGCCCTGAGCTCAGCACTGCCGCAGGATGCTCTGACCACCCTGCAATGCTGGCAACACTCACATAGCCCAGGTCCAGGAACTCGGCTTTGTTGGCAGAGCTCAGGAAGGCCGAGCAGGTCACCAGGTGGACCTGTGTGTGTGGAGGGGATCTGTCACTGCCTGGCTTTGGTGTCAAGTTGTCCCTGCCTGGTATGAGGCCTTACCTGCagagtgggcagcagggaggcaaggtgggccagctgctccttgaatgccttctccttttcctcatgctggctgcagcagagcagggcatggCACATCCTTTGCAAGACCCCAGGGAGCCATCCAGCCCCAGGCATACCAAAGCACTTTGGGATGGGGGGACAGCCCTTGGACAGGTCTCAGGCCTGTGGTCCCTCACCTCTGCACAGCTTTCAGGAGTGTCTTTTTCCTCTcggagagctgctcctgcaaatGGCACAGCCACCCTGTGTCCTGTGGGCACCCCAGTCCCTTCCCACTGCACTGGCTCTGTCCTGTACTCCATGTGCAGGAGGATGAAGAGGGATGCTGCACCTGCATGCGGCTGAAGAGGGAGTTGATGgctgcctcctcctcactgGCACTGTTGCGAACCTCCTCGATCATGGCCTTGAGCAAGACAATGGCCTCACGCGTGGAGGTCTGCAGTTCCTTCACAGCCTATCCGGGGTGGCAGGGTGGCTGCAGTGCATGAGACAGCACTGCACCCCCATGCTGCCCCCACaccccctggccctgcccacCATCACTGCCTGGTCCAGCCGCTGGCAGCCCTGCATGTACGCTGTCTCAATGTCGATGCAGTGTGCCCGGCTCTCCCTGCAGGCACAGACATCAGGGGAGAACACAGGATGGGGCATGTGGCAAGTGTGGGGCTGGGACTACTCACCCCTGCATGTCCCTGAAGCAGTTGATGCAGAGCATGGACTTCTTCTCGGTGGAGAACATGATGTAGGGCTCCTcgtgcagtgctgcaggggacGGGAACATGGCATAGCCTGGCACGGCACAGTGCAGTATAGCACGGCATGGGGCAGCCTGGCCTGGCACTCACGGCACTTCTTGTGGATGTCTTTGGTGCGCTTGGAGAGGGAGACGATCTCGTGGCGAGTGAACATCCTGGCACGGTGGGTCTCCTCGCGGCATggggcacagaggggctgcCCACAGGTGTTGCAGAAGTACATGGTGTCCAGCTCCTGTGTGAACGGACATAGCTGGtggcaggcacagccctggcaggggtCCCCTACCCACCCCGCTTCCCTCACCGCCTTGGTGCAGCATCGGTCACAGTTGGCACACTGCACATCCTCCTCGCTGTCAGCTGAGCTGTCtaccaggaactgcaggagcCGGTCTACGGGGGGCAGCCCCGTGCCACCCCTCACCACTGAGGGGTGCCTGCAGGGAAGAGATGGGGACAAGGATAGGGACACCCACCTGGGCCAGTGGGGCAGCTTTGGGGGTGGAgggagcagtgctgtgctgagctgccagccctgtgctgtgccCCGGGCAGGGCTGTCCCTTACCCGCAGAGTGGGCAGCGCAGGCGGCCATCGCTGGCACGGCCTCGCAGGCAGCTGGCGCAGAAATTGTGGTAGCAGTCGAGCAGGCAGGGGTGCTGGTAGGGCTCGTGGCAGAGCAGGCACACCAATGGGTGGCAGTTGGccttctccagctctgagcagctctCCAGTGGGGAGAAAATACCACCCGCCATCTGTGGGATTGAGAGCCAAGCCCTGTGCTCAGGGACCCCGTGTGAGTGCACTGTGACTGCCACAGAAAGGACGAATCCTGCCCCAGGGCCCCCGAGCTACTGACTATTTTTAGGTTATGAGCTGCATGGCACAAGGCTGCCCCGAACACGCCCCTTCCCCTGGTGTtacaggctgggggctgcagcgCTAGGCTGGATGGATGGTCCCCTCAGCTCACTGTCCCCCTGGTGTGTGTCCCCCAAAGCAGGAGCATCCCCTGAGATGGGCTGTCCCCTGCAAAGGAGcatcccctgcagcagagcatcccccaggacaggggtgGGGGCTCCTTCAGAGCAGGGTGTCCCCCTGGAGGAAGCATTCCCTAGAATAGGGTGTCCCCTGCCCAGAGATGTGCCCTACGATGGCAGCCTGGCAGTGAAGGCACTCAGGTGCCCCACATGCCGGGAGTACCCGTTCTGGACACAGGTGTGTCCTGGCCAAATGAAGGCTTTACCTCTCCCTGTCTGTAAGTCGGGGGATCCGAGCcgagctgtgctgctgctcactcACCGTGTGCCGGCAGGAATGAGAGCGGTGCCGAGGCGGCAAGGCCCGGCCGACCCTGTGACGTGGGCCCCCCTGGCACTGCCGATCGGCTGCCACGCCACGGCCCAAAAATAGCCCCGTGCGCTCCTCGGGGCCCTGCGGCGGGGACGGCCCTCGGCTGTGGGGACGCGGGACTGCGTAGCAGCCCAGACTACGGAGACATGGACATCTGCATGGCCTGGTGATGGCCTGCAAGGAGGTGCGGGGGTCACCTGTGCACAGTGAGAGCCCCGGGGTGCAGAGTCACCCAGTACACACCGAGACTCCCCGCGGTGCTGGGTCACCCCGTGTCCCGTGAGGCTCCCCGGCGTGCCCGGGAGTCACCCGGTGCGTAGTGAGGAGCCGCGGGGTGTGGGGGATCACTCCATGCACACCTCGGCTCCCACAGTGCAGGGTAACTCCGTGCAAAGTGAGGAGCCACAGAGCGCGGGGGTCACTCGGCGCACATTGAGGCTCCCGGTGTGCGGGGTGGTCACTCCGTGCAGACAGGCTCCCGGGGGGGGTCACTCCGTGCCCGGTGAGGCTCCCGGGGGGGGTCACTCCGTGCCCGGTGAGGCTCCCGGGGCCGGGGTCCCcccgcgggcggggcgggcgcagGGCACGCGCGCCCCACGTGCCGCTCCCCACGCTCCGGACGCTCCGCCCCCTCTCCCGGCCGCTCGCGCCCCACAGACCACGCCcccccgctgcccggcccccgCCCTCGCTCCGCCCCGCCAGGCATCACTGTCCGCTCGCAGGCGCCCTGCCCGGGTGGGACCGGAAGCGATCGGCGCCGTCGGCGCTCGGCTGGGACGGCCCGAGCGTGGTTTTGCGCAGGCGCGTGGGGCGcgctccctttctgcctcgcGCGGAGCCGCCATGGCGCCCGCGGTGAGTGAGCGCGGGACCGGCACCGGGCCGCCACCTCCCCGAACCTCCCTCCGCCGCCACCGGGACGCCGCGTGCCCCGCCCCGAGCCCCCGGCACTCCCCACAGCCACGCCGCCTGTCCCAGCCACGCGGCCTGCCCCCGCCCGCTCTTCTCCGCGtggggccgggcccggcccgcgCCTTCCCGGGGCCCCACGCGTCGCCTTCCGCCCATCCGGATCGTGGAGGCCGGCGGCGGGCGAGCCCCATTCCCACCGCCTTGTCCCCGATCTCGATCCACGCCTGGGCCTTGCTCTCTCCGCCAGCCCGGAGCTCGGCGCGGCCCCTCCCCGCTCCCTGGGGTCGGTCCCTCACGGCGCCCCCCCTCCCTTTCTCACTCTCCCTCACTCTCTTTCCCCCTGCAGCAGAAGAAGCCTGCGGCGAAAGGTggcaagaaaaagaagcaggTTCTGAAGTTCACGCTGGATTGCACGCACCCCGTCGAGGATGGCATCATGGACGCCGCCAACTTCGTGAGTTCGGTGCCTCCGCGGGAGCCGTGATGGCTCCGCCGCCCTCGGGAGCCTTCCAAGGGTGATGCTCCGCTACTAGCAGCCCCAGACATCCCCGGCtagcctgcagctctgccctgctcccttgAGGCCGTACCatgggcaga
It contains:
- the ICMT gene encoding protein-S-isoprenylcysteine O-methyltransferase, coding for MAAAVARRGRLGREGRASLCSFLLGASVAALPLLLGSSPSLLAAPGVRGRLALALHVAGVNAALLLIYPRPLYKIAVRACFLGFAFGCGLLLSAGRSAWRHFGWYMCSLSLFHYSEYLVTAINNPRSLSLDSFLLNHSFEYNLAALSSWVEFTLEKLFFPELKQITWLSTVGLLMVIFGDCLRKAAMLTAGSNFNHIVQNEKSDTHTLVTSGVYGWFRHPSYVGWFYWSIGTQVLLCNPICVVGYALASWRFFRERIEEEEITLIHFFGEEYLEYKRKVPSGLPFIKGVKLEL
- the RNF207 gene encoding RING finger protein 207, with the protein product MAGGIFSPLESCSELEKANCHPLVCLLCHEPYQHPCLLDCYHNFCASCLRGRASDGRLRCPLCGHPSVVRGGTGLPPVDRLLQFLVDSSADSEEDVQCANCDRCCTKAELDTMYFCNTCGQPLCAPCREETHRARMFTRHEIVSLSKRTKDIHKKCPLHEEPYIMFSTEKKSMLCINCFRDMQGESRAHCIDIETAYMQGCQRLDQAVMAVKELQTSTREAIVLLKAMIEEVRNSASEEEAAINSLFSRMQEQLSERKKTLLKAVQSQHEEKEKAFKEQLAHLASLLPTLQVHLVTCSAFLSSANKAEFLDLGYQLMERLQRIVKLPHRLRPSQTSKINSEYRAEFARCLEPLLMLSPRRSVVGSAGGIGPGITGTNMLPGGQCSKTLMVPSCPPTSDKMSTGAMVKKPTMHRYISTKVLLAEGRETPFAEHCRNYENTYRMLQTEIQGLKDQVQELHRDLTKHHSLIKSEIMSEILQKSLQMDVQIAAHYSAVEMMRSVFEEVWEETYQRVANEQEIYEAQLHDLLQLRQENSCLSTITKQIVPYVRSIAKVKERLEPRLQEPQEPKEEQAQMLLKICDDNEVVPRDASPGSNKGASASPREGFMSRDTPGDPAPKNKDCCRSQQKSGAENTTSKEPAP